From the Candidatus Bathyarchaeia archaeon genome, the window GCGGCGCGCCTAAGTGTAAGAATTGCGGCGAACTATTGCTTAAAATGGTGAACGTTGACAAAAAAGAGCGCGGTGGCGGTCGGTTTGTTTGGGTGTGCGGCAATATCACCAATTATGCGCGCGTTAAAGACGCGTTCGACTATACGCACTTAGAAGTTTATTGCGCACAAACGAAGGCGAAAGAGCAATGACAACCGAATACACCGAAGCGGCGTTCTTAGATTATGTGAAGACGTCGCGGTCGAAAAACACCTATGCGATGTACGTTTTAGGATTGCGAAAGTTCAGCGAGTGGTATGAGAAAAGCATAGACGAAATTCTGAAAGAGCGACGCGCTGACGTGCAGAGCGGCGATTTATTCCAATCGCAACGCTTCGCGCGAGAAGTTGAAAAATTCCACGCCGACTTAATTGCACGCAACCACACGATAAGCAGCGCAACGACGATGACGGGCGCGATAAAAGCGATTTTCAAATTCTATGCAATGCCCGTACAAATAGGACGCGAAGCAACGAAGCGCGTACAATCGACACAAGACGTCACGCCAAGAATCGACCAAATAAAAGCAATGTATCGCGCGTGTGACAACTTGCGCGACCGACTCATAATTCAACTTGGCTTAAATTTGGCGTGGCGAATCGGCGACGTACTGAGCTTAAGACGCGACGAATTACCCGACTTGACGCAAGACGCGCCGATTGAGTTTCAACGAATCACGCAAAAAGAAGGCATATTGTCGCGCACGTTCTTAAGTGACGAAACGGTCACGTTGCTTAAAGAATACTTGGACACGCGCAAGACCGACGCGAACCCGTACCTATTCCCTAGCAACATAGGAAGCGCGCGAGCACTTGACGCCGTGACGGTCAATAGAATGCTTAAGTCAATCGCGCTCGCGTCGGGTATCGTGATCCCGACGGAAAAACGAATAAGGTTTCACGCGTTCCGCAAGCGATTCTTAAGCGAGTGCGCAAACTTGCGTATTGACGTGAATGTTGCAAAAATGCTAACTGGTAAAACCGTCGAGCCGTCAATGCTTGCATACTTAAGCGACGTCGATTTGAAAGAGTCGTTCTTAAGAATCAGCGAGCGCTTAAGATTGACTGAAAAGAAGGCGATCACAACGGCAATCGAACCAAGCGAGTTAGAAAAGCGCTTAGACAAACTTGAGCGAAAACTCGGTTTAATCGCTGCGATGAATCCCGAAATCGTACGGCGCGCCGACGAAAGACTTGAGCAACTGTTAAGCGAGTTTCCGACCGAAAAAATGACAATGAAAAAGCGAAAGACGCCGCTGACGCTTGACCAAAAACTCGACTTGATAAGCGACTTGGAATACGCGAAGATGATTCGTGAAAACGGCAACGGCGACAACGGAAACAACGAAAACGGCGCTTAGCGCCGCTCTTTTTTTTATATGTCTTGATTTGTACATACTAGCTCGTTTATGCGCGCTGTCGGCGTGCGTGTTTGTTTCTTTTGATCAAACCATAAGCGACAGCGACGGCGCGAGCAACAACAGCGAAGGTTTGTTTAGACAATCGTTCAATAATGTCGCTTTTCGCATATCCGTAATAGACGCATACCACGGGGGGTTGAATCTTGCGCATTATGCTGAAAACGGGATATTTAGGCGCTAAGAACTATATCGCAAAACATAATGCGCCGAATCAAAAGCCATTCGGCGAAGAACTGTGACCAGAAAAATCTTTTCGTGGTTATTAGGCGAAGCTGTCAGAAATTCCGACAAATTGGCAAAAACGTTATAGAGCCTGCAATTGAAGGCACATCTATAAGAAGGCGAAAAGCATGCGTGAAACCCATCAAAATTCCTAGAAGTTACGGGAATTGGGTTCTATATGAAAACAAGTAAAGAATTGAAGATTCTTAAAGTAGTTTGCAGTCAATGTAAGACGCTTAATCTAATTCCTATGTCATTTGAAGGCGAACATGTCAAGTGTGAGAAATGTGGGAAAATATTAGTTGCCAAAGAATAGTGTTCTCTGGCTATAGAAGAATAATGAATGGAAAGTTCAGAAATGATAACCATCAGTATTAAGTTGACTTTGTTGGTCTTAGTTCTGCCTGTTCTTTCAATAGTCATGGTTTTCGTTGTTGGCTTCTATTTCTACAGAGAGAGTTTTGATGCTTCTGCACTCTCTACATCAGTGTCAAGTCTCCTTTCTGCGGTGCTTGTGATTTTGTTAGTATGGGAAAGACTTAGAGACTCTCTATCTAAGAAACTCGAATACCTACACAAGAATTTCCTTTTCAGATTATTCTTAAATGTAAGAGTAAGGAGAGACTCCCTCTTTCACTCTCAAGATGAAGTGAAGAGGCTAAGAATCGACTTAGAGAAATACGGCAAATTCATGAATTTTTCACTTTACCCTAGAGGTTTAATGAGCCAAATTGATTCGTTCTTATCTTTACATGCTGAATTCTACAAGAGATTAAAAGAGATAGAAGGGTTAGCCGAGAAACAAGATGAAAAGGCAACCCAGCATCGAGACTTGATTTGGGACTATGTTGGATTAAAACCAGATTATCGTTCTACCTCTTACACTGCTGACGCCGAGGAACGATACAAAAGAATAACACAGAATATAACAAAAGAGCATCCACAATTAGTTGAAGAGGCAAAAGACTTGCTTGAGAAGACCATACGGTTAGAGAAGAGTCTATTTGAGAAACTTGAAGATTTCCTTAAAAGTAACAACTTGAGACTTGAAGAAGAGCCAAGTCGTTGGTAAAACAGTTTCATTCTTCTCTGCCTTCTCTTTTCCTTTCAGTTTGAGACCTAGTGTTAAAAGCAATCATTCAATGTCTTTCTTAGAGGTGGTTTTATGGACTTGGAGCATTTAGGAGAACCATGCAAGGACTGTAAAACCAGTATTCAATGGCTAAATCATCACTGTCCTAAGTGTGGGACTAGTTATTGTTTCACTTGTGCCTGTCGTTCTGGCTGGAAATGCCCAAAATGTGGAAATGAACTGGTCTGACAGAAGTGCGGAAACGTTATAGCCGAACCAAAAGAACTAATTAGAATCATAAAAACTGAGGATAGATAGTTGGTTCTCTCTG encodes:
- a CDS encoding tyrosine-type recombinase/integrase encodes the protein MTTEYTEAAFLDYVKTSRSKNTYAMYVLGLRKFSEWYEKSIDEILKERRADVQSGDLFQSQRFAREVEKFHADLIARNHTISSATTMTGAIKAIFKFYAMPVQIGREATKRVQSTQDVTPRIDQIKAMYRACDNLRDRLIIQLGLNLAWRIGDVLSLRRDELPDLTQDAPIEFQRITQKEGILSRTFLSDETVTLLKEYLDTRKTDANPYLFPSNIGSARALDAVTVNRMLKSIALASGIVIPTEKRIRFHAFRKRFLSECANLRIDVNVAKMLTGKTVEPSMLAYLSDVDLKESFLRISERLRLTEKKAITTAIEPSELEKRLDKLERKLGLIAAMNPEIVRRADERLEQLLSEFPTEKMTMKKRKTPLTLDQKLDLISDLEYAKMIRENGNGDNGNNENGA